The following is a genomic window from Corallococcus soli.
GGCCTGTCACCCTCCCCCACCGCCCCTAGCTTTTTCCCAACGGGGGCGTCCGCCCCGTCGCACTCACATCATCCGGGAGAGATTCCATGAAGAAGCTCATCGGGGTTTTCGCGTCCGTGGCGTTGCTGGGTTCTGGCGTGGCCTTCGCCCAGGACAGCACCACGCAGCCTTCGCAGCAGCCGTCGACGTCCACGCCGGCACAGGGAAGTCCGGGGCGGATCGAGTCGGGCGGCAGCATGCAGGGCTCCACCGACAGCATGGGGAGCACCGACGCCATGGGCGGTTCGGGCTCCGCGGCCCAGTCGTCGGCCATGACCGGGGCGAACGAGCTCACGGGCAAGGTCGTCAAGAGCGAGAGCAAGAAGGTCTACATCAGCAGCGCGAACGGCGCGGTGGTCCCGCTGGACATCGACAGCAAGACCCAGTTCACCGACCCCAGCCTGAAGAACGCCAAGAGCCTGAAGGAGGGGCAGGAGATCCGCGCCAGCTTCCAGGTGAAGGACGAGAAGAACATGGCGACCAGCATCTCGCTGAACCAGGGCACGGGGGGCTCGGGCAGCGACGTGATGTCGCCGGACTCGTCCATCAACGAGGGCACGGGCGGCACCGGCAGCGACTCCAGCCTGAATCCGGACACCGGCGCCAACACGCACGACACCAGCAGCTCGCCGAAGACCTACTAGTTCCTGCGTCTTCCCCCCCCTGCTCGCGGTCCGCCGTTCTTCCGGCGGGCCGCGAGCGTTTTTCTACGGTCGCTGATCCGCCGACGGAGCGGGAGCTGAAGGGACCGCAGGATCCGCAGCGGACGCGCTCCAGGTCAGCGCGGTCCGCCGCGAGCCTGGGACGCCTTCCCGGCGGGCCAGCGGGCGGAGGAGCCCCGGGGTGATGTGGAAGCGTTCGCGCGTGAACACCTTCCTGTCATGCGCCTCTGGATCGCCATCGTCGCGGGATTGAGCCTTGGACAGTCTCAGGACGTAGAGCCCCTGCCCCCGGAGGATCCCTCCGTGCGGGATCCCTCCGCGGCGGCACTCCAGGACGCCTATGAGCAGGCCGCGGAGGACGCAGATGGGGCCCGGCCTCCGCAGGGCTATGGGCTCCAGGGACCGACCGATCCTTCCCAAGGGGCGTATCCGCTCACGCCGTTGCTGCCCGACGGCAGCCCGCCCATCAACGCGGGCGAGGTCGCGACCGAGCAGTCGCGGACCTACGTGGCGCCCCCCGTCCCCACGATCTACGAATCGCGGCCCGACACCGGCGAGCCTTCCGACACGGAGGCCCCGCTCCAGGAAGCTCCGTCGGGCACGGGCGGCTCGGGCGCGGCCGGCACGGCTTCGACCGAGGGAGGGACCACGGCGGGGCAGGACACCGTGGGCGCGGGCGCGGCGGGGACTTCTCCCACGTCAGGCCCCACCAACGTTGGCGAAGCAGGCTTCGGCGGCACCGTGGACACGGGCGCGGCGCCCGCGAGTCCCGCGTCTCAGGCCCCCACGGGCGGGACGGGTGAAGTCCCGCTCGATTCGTCCCAGGTGACGGTGCAGGAGCCGGGGACCGGTGGCGCCGGTGCTTCCGGCACGACGGACACCGGGACTTCGAGCACGCCCCCTCCCGCGACCTCGACGGGCGCTCCCGCGCAGGCCCCAGCGGACAACACCTCCTCGGCAGCTCCCGCGCCGAATCAGGCGGGCGCGAGCGCCACGGCGCCGTCCGTCCAGGGGGCACCGGAGCAGACGGGCTCCGCGTCAGCGACGCCGGTCCAGGCGGCGCCAGACCTGGTGGGCTCCGCCGCCACGACGCCGGTCCAGGGGACGCAGGCCGCGGCAGGCACGGCGGCCTCCGGGGCTCCCAACGCGGCGAATCCGAACGAGGAGGTGAACCGGCTTCGTGAGCGCATCGCGCAGCTCGAGCAGGAGATGGAGGAGCGGGACGCCCTGGCCACCGAGCGCACCCAGTCCGTGCAGTCCCAGGTGGATGCGCACGAGCAGCGCGCCTACGAGAGCGAGCGCTCCCGGCAGCAACGGCTGGCGCGGATCCAATCCGCGGGCCAGTGGATGCTCGCGGCGGATCAGGCGCTCGAGCAGGGTGAGCTGGGCGTGGACAACGCGCTGAGCATCGCCGACCAGGACTTCTCCGTGGTGGGCGCGAACGCTTCGGCCGAAGGCCAGGGCATGGTCGTCGTCCACTCGCAGCGGGCCCGCGCGCAGATTGCCCTGGCGCGGGATGCCGCCGGACGCCGGGACGTCTACGCCGCGCGCATCGCCCTGCAGACGGCCGGCGAGGAGCTGCGGCTGATGCGCGCCGCGAGCCTGGACCGTCCAGGGTCGTCCAACGTCCTGCTCAATCGTTGAGGCGCGGGGTGGCCTTCGCCGGCGCGCCCGCGGGCTTCGCGATGAGGTAGCCCTGCACGAAGTCCACGCCGTGCCGGCGCACCCAGGAGAGCTCCTCGGGCGTTTCAATGCCCTCGGCCACCGTCTGGATCCCGAGCTGCCGGGCGATCTCCAGCAGCTTCTGCACGATGGACGCCTTGTAGGGATCCGCGTGGACGCCGCGCACCAGCTCCATGTCCAGCTTCATGAACTCCGGACGCAGCTGGTGCAGGAGGTTCAGCGAGGAGTAGCCCGCACCCAGGTCGTCCAACGCCACCTTGAAGCCCGCCTTCCGGTAGAAGTCGACGATGGCGCGCAGGTGCTCGGCGTTCGCGGACCGGTCGGATTCGATGATCTCGAAGACGACGTGCTCTTCCGGGATGCCCGCCTCGCGGATGGCCGCCACCGTGGAGCGCAGGCAGTAGGCCGGATCGTAGATGGCCGTGGGCGTGAAGTTGATGAACAGGTGCGTGCGCAGCTGGTGGCGCACCGCCTCGCGGATGGTGGTGGTGCGCGCGGCCAGGTCCAACTGGAACAGCAGGTCCGCCTCCCGGGCCGTGTCCAGCATCCGCGCCGGGGACACCAGCGCGCCATCCCGGTCGCGGCCTCGCATCAGCGCTTCGTGCGCGAAGATGGAGGACGTGTCCTGCGCATGGACGATGGGCTGGAAGAACGTGGTGAGCCGCGACTCGGCCAGCATGTCCACCAGCCACCCCGACTGCTGCAGCATCGTGAAGCGCTGCAGCGAGTCCACGCGCGGGAAGTCCGCCATCCCCGGCTCCGTGTCGCCCGGGACGAAGAGGGCCCGCGTGCCCCGGACCTCCTCCGCCGTCAGCACGTCGGGGAGCTGCGCGGACAGCCGCCCCAGATCCCCCTCCCCCATGCCCACCACGACACAGTGCGCGTCGGGGCGAAGCTGGTAGGGCCCGCCGGAGTCACGAAGGTGCGCCACCAGCTTGCCAAGGCTGTGGCCCAGCGGAGGCCACAGGAAGAGCCGCCCAGGCCCTTCGGGCGGCGCTGGCAGGGTCTGGCAACGACCACATCCCTCTTTCACCTGGGTCATGATGCGGCCTTGGCGTCACGGGGTATGGCGGAAGATGAGCAGCCCGCGCGTCGTGTCCCACCCATACACCAGCCCGTCCGCGACGTGAACGCCCTGGAGGCCCTCGAAGTAGCTCAGGCCCCGGCCCGCGTCGGTTTCGCTCCAGGTGTTGAAGTACCCAGCGGGCTTCGGCGTCCCCAGCGAGGACACGTCGTAGACGCGCAGGCCGTCCTGGTAGTTGGCCACGTAGAGCGACGTCCCGGACAGCGTCAGGCCGCCCAGTGAGGCCTCCGGCCGCAGCGCCAGCGTCCCGCGCTGGACGATGGCCTCCGGGTTGGTGGCGTCCAGCGCCAGGAGCGAGGAGCCCCACGCGTCGGAGCCCTGGAACACGGCGGTGGCGGTGCCAATCTTCCCCACCGCCAGGGCGCTGGTCGCGGGCCCGCCGTAGCGGCCCACCAGCTTGGGTGCCTTCTTCGTCGCCACGTCGGTGACGTCCGTCACCGAGACGCCGTAGCTCCAGTTGCTCACGTACAGGCGGTTGTCCAGGGCGGCCAGCGAGTAGGGGTACTCTCCCAGGGAGGGCGACGAGCCCTCCACCGTGTAGCGCACCACCAGCGACGGCGCGAGCGGCTGGGTCACGTCCAGGATGATGACGTCCGACTTCGGCGCGGGCGAGGCCACGTAGAGCAGGTTGCCATCCTTCGTGAGCGCGTCCACCCGCACCGGCCCGTCCGCGAGGATCGTCTTGTCGCAGACGGGGACCGCGGGGTTGGCCGTCAGGTCGCAGATGCGCAGGCCCCTGGCGTACGTGCCCACGTAGAGCGTCGTGCCGGAGACGAGGCCCGTGGTGAAGATCTCGTTGGCGAACTTCTGCTCGGACACCAGCGTGGGGCGCGCCGGGTCCTTCACGTCGTAGACGAACAGGCCCTCTTCGCGCGCCATCACGTAGGCGTAGCCGCCCGCCGCCACCAGGCCCGTGGGCCGGCCTCGCGGCAGGGCCACCTGGCCCAGCAGCTCCACGCGGTCGGCCTCCGCTTCGCCTTCGCGCCGCACCACGCGCGTGGCGGTGAACGTGCCCTGACGCGTCTTCGCGCCGTTGACGCACACGCGCACCACGCCCTGCACCTGTCCCGGGCCCGAGGCCTTGCAGGCGGAGAACGCGTAGCGCACCGCCCCGCCATCCGAGCCCGTCACGTCGCTGGCCAGATAGAAGGTGTCCGGGGAGATCTGCTTCGTCGTCATCGTCAGGCCGATGAGCAGCGGATCCCCGGGCGAGAAGCGGATGGAGGACGGGCCGATGTAGCCGTCCTCGAAGGCGATGTTGGTGTTCCAGATGCCTTCGGGTTGGACGACGGACAGGGTCGAGCGGTCACAACCCGACAGGTCGATGGCTTCAACCTGACACTCGGCTTTGTTGTCGGAATCGTCGGTATTGCCGCAGCCGACGGCAAGGAACACGGTGGCGGCCAGGAGGGGGAGACGGTTCATTCCCTCCTCCATACCGGGCGATCCCGACCGGAGCCAAGCCCCCTGCAGCGCGCGGAGGGTGAACACCCCGGACGTCCACCGTCACGCAAAGAAACAAATGAACCGCTTGTGCGTTTCCGGTGGGAGAGGGAGCCTCCTGCCGGGCCCCTGATACGCCTGTCTCCTCGCCTTACGAGGTGCTTTTTGAACCCCCGTCCGCACGTGGTCGCCGTGCTGCTGGCCCTGCTCCTTCCGGAGCTCGTGCTCGCCCAGGTCTTCGTCATCCCCCGCCGCTCGGGGAAGACGCCCGTGAACAGCTACGAGTTCGAGTGGCGGCACATCGACATCCTCGTGGGCCCTGGCGCGACCGGTGTCGCCAAGCCCACCACGGGCACCGCGCATGATCAGCCCGCCGGCACGCAGGGCGGCGCCATTCCCCAGGCGCCCACCGTGTCGCCGCAGACGGGCGACACCCAGTCTCCGCCGGGAGGGCCGGAGGTCACCCCCTCCGGGCAGGTGAGCACGACGCCTCCGGGCCCGGGCAGCGCGGTGCCAGCGGGCGTCGCGACCGACATGGGACAGACGGATGGGGGCAGCGGTCCTCCGAGCGTCGTCGGCCTCCAGGACGGCGGCATCCCGCCCCCGGGCGTGGTGGCGCTGGCGGACGGCGGCACGGCGGGTGACGCGGGCACGGTCGCGGGCATGGTCGCCAACGACGGCGGCACGACCTTCTCCGGGGCCCCGCTGATGCTGGGCGGCGCGGACGGCGGCTTCAACTACACCTACGCGAAGGACCTGGGCGCCAAGGCGGGCGGCGTGCGCTTCTACTTCTATGAACGCGAGCGCGAGGTGGCCGAGCGCGCCGCGCCCATCATCGAGGAGGGCTACCGCTACCTGGTGGAGCAGTTCAAGTACGTCCCCACGGAGACGTTCCCGTACATCCTCTACAGCAGCTACGCGGAGTTCCTCCAGACGAACGTGTTCGCCGTCTCCGAAGGAACGCTGGGCGTCACCAGCACCGAGGACCTGAAGCTGTCGCTGCCGTACCTGGGCGACCACCACCTGTTCGATGAGATCAGCACGCACGAGATGGCGCACCAGTTCACCATCCAGAAGGTGCGCACCGTGGCCGAGCAGGCCAAGGCGTTCGGGGATCCGCTGGGCGGCTACCCGCTGTGGTTCATCGAAGGGCTGGCCGAGTACTACGCCAAACGCGGGCTGGATCCCGAGGCGGAGATGCTGGTGCGGGACCTGCTGGTCAACCCGGACCTGATGAAGGGTTACGCCTTCCTCGACTTCTTCTCCCCCGGGCCCTACGGCTTCCTGTGGATCTACAAGGTCGGACAGGCGCGCGTGGCGTTCCTGGAGGAGGAGTACGGCGCGGGCATCACCCAGCGCCTGCTGGAGGAGGCGCCCCGGCTGGTGGGCGGCTCGCGCGACGCGCCGTCGCTCAAGTTCGAGGAGCTGCTGGAGCGGCTGACCGGGGATGATCCCAAGCGCATCTCCGCGCGCTTCGAGAACTGGCTCAAGCGCCGCTCGTTCAAATCGTACCTGGACTCCGCGCAGACGGCGCCCGCGCTGGACTCGCTGGACGAGACGCCCGGAATCGTCACCGCGATGACGAGCGGCCCGGACGGCAACGTGCTGGCCCTGCGCACCATCGTGCCGGAGACGGGCGAGAGCCGGCTGTACCTGGTGGATCCGCGCGCGCCGGAGAAGACCGTCAAGGTGGCGGGCGACGGAGTGCCGGGCGTGGAGTCGCTGCACCCGGTGTCGGGACGCAACTTCGCGCTGACCAAGGACAAGCTCGCGTTCGTGGCGGAGCGCACCGGCCGGGACGTGCTGTACGTGCAGGACTACGTGCACCTCCAGGAGCGGAAGTCCACGGACGTGCTGGTGAGGCGCTCGGCGGTCCGCACCGGCATCGGGCGGGAGGTGGGCCTCACCGTGAAGCTGGAGCTGGGCGACCGGCGCCAGTACCGCATCGACAAGCAGGGCGTGCTGGCCATCTATTCGCCGGCCTTCTCCCCGGATGGCCGCTTCCTCGCGTTCATCGGCATCAACGACTCCGGCCTGCGCGACGTGTACGTGGTGGACCTGTCCCAGGGGCCCGACGCGAAGGCCCGGCAGCTGACCGACGACGTGTTCGCCGAGCGGCAGCTCACCTGGGGCCCGGCCGGCATCGTCTACGCGTCCGACGCCACGTCGCACCGCAAGTACAACCTCTTCCGCGTGAAGCCGGACGCGCCCGCGGGGCAGGCCGAGCGGCTCACCACCGAGGAGCGCGACCAGGCGGATCCGCTGGCGCTGCCGGACGGGCGCGTGTTCTTCGTGGCCTACAACCAGAGCAGCTCCGACCTGCACGAGCTGCTGGCGGATGGGCGCGTCGTGCGGCGCACCGACTTGACGACGGGCGTCTTCGAGCCGGGCCCCGGCCCCGACGGGGGCCTGTGGATGCTCTTCCACATGTCCGGTCAGCGGAAGCCGTCCCTGCTGCGCCCGCCGCGCATGCTGTCGCTGGAGGACCCCAAGGCGCCGCAGGCGGATCCGCCCTCCCCCATGGCCATCCGGCCGCTCACCGACGCGCAGGACTACCGGCCCTTCACGCGAGAGAACATCGAGCTGGGGCCCATCTTCGGCTTCGCGGGCGCGGGCGGCGGCGGCTTCGTGGGCCAGGTGTTCGCGTCCGCGTCGGACCGGCTGCGCGACCACCAGATGGTGCTGTCGCTGGCGGTGTACGGCTCGTTCGAGCTGACGGACGGCCTCCTGCTCTACATCAACGACGAGAAGCGCACGACGTGGGGCGGCGGCATCTTCCAGTCGCTGCGCTTCCGCATCGACAAGACGTTCGACGACCTGCCGCCGGAGCAGCGGCCGTTCTTCATCTCGTCGGAGCGCTACTTCGGCGCGCTGGGCAGCCTGCGCTACCCGCTCAGCACCTTCTTCTACGTGCAGGGCGACCTGAGCATCGGCGGCACCAAGTACTTCCTGGACGACTACAACGAGTTCTACCTGGCGTTCCCGGAGCGCAACGAGTCGAACATGGAGCTGCTGTCCGCGTGGCGGGCGGACAACCAGCACGTGCGCTTCCAGACGGAGCTGAGCGGCCGCGTCGGCTACGACAGCCTCAAGTACCACTACGCGACGGGGCCGCTCGCGGGCAGCTCCATCCTGTTGGAGGCCACCGCCGGCGTGCAGCCCTTCGACGGGCAGGCGTACGGCAACATGCGCTTGGACATGGAGCGGTACTTCCCCATCTACGGCCGCAGCAACATCTTCGTCCGCCTGGGCGGCGGCAGCACGGTGGGCGGCCGGTACGCGCGCTCCTACTACCTGTCCAGCTTCGACACCCTGCGCGGCGTGAACTTCGGCGACGAGGAGTGGCTGCTGGGCCAGCACTTCGTCTACTCCACGCTGGAGGCGCAGCTGCCCCTCAACGACATCATCCGGGTGGCCTTCCTGAGCGACCTGGAGGCCATCGCCGCCATCGACGCGGGCGGCGTGGGCGACGGGACGCGCGACCTCTGGGACCACCGCGTGCTCAACGCCGTCGTCGGCGTCAACCTGTCGCTGGGGCCCCTGCTGCTGCGCCTGCACTTCGCGCGGCCGTTCGACATCAAGGCGGCCGCCGGCAAGCCCGACGAGGGCTGGGTGACGAACTTCTCCATCGGCGTCGCCGGCCTCAACGGCTTCTTCGACCAGAAGGACACCGGCAAGAAGGCGGTCGCCACCGCGCCGAGCTTCTCGCTGATGCCTTCGCTGGGCGGCGGCTACACCACGCCCCTGGCGCACTGAGCCAGGGCGCCCGGGGCCGGGCCTTCGAAGCAGGCCCCGGGGCTCAGGACTGCGCGGCGACGAGGGCGGCGTTGGCGCGAGCCAGCGGCCCCCCGTCGTTGGGGATGCGCTCGAAGTCCCCGCGCAGGGCCTTGATGGCGAACTTCTCCAGGTCGATCTCCCGGCGGGTGCGCACGCCCAGCGCGCGCACCACCATGGACAGCGGCCCGAAGCCGGTGATGCCCTGCTGAAGCAGCAGGACCAGCGTCGCCCCGCTGAGCAGGCGCCAGCCATGGCCATCCCGGCGGCCCAGGAGCAGGCCCGCCAGGGCCAACGCGGAGCCCCCCACGACCAGGGCGCGGTGCATCTCCCACTCGCGCTCCAGCTTGTCGAGGTACTGGCTCATCTCCGTGCGGTCCGCCCGTTCGGCCATGCAGCGGACACAGGACTCCACGTGGGCGTCGATGCGACGGTTCACCGTGGAGGGCGCGTGGGTCCGCGCGGCGTCGGTCGAGGTCTGGTTCCAGGACTCCATCATCACTCCCCTGACGGGTTCGGGACGGGCTCGGGCCGTCCTCCAGCCTGCTCCCAGGAAGCTAGGGGCGCCGGAGGACTTCGTGCACAACGCGCCCTCCGGCGGCCTCCGCCCGGCTGCCCGCCCCGGGGAAACGGGACGCCTGCTCTGCTGCTTCAGCCCCCCGAGCGAGCAAGTCCTGGGACGGGGCGGCGAAGCCCACCAGATGGGCAAGGAATTTCCCTACCCGGGCCAGCGCCGAGGACTTGCAGGGGCCACTTGCCTGCCCTCCGGGGTGTGTAGGGGGCCGTCCGACGGTGCGCTCGGGAGGCACACGCCTTGCTCCATGGACGGGCAATGATGCGTTTACGACTCCTCCTCAGCCTTTCGATGTTGCTGGCCGCGTGCGGCCCCGGCGCGTCGAATCCCGACGTTCCACCTCCCGTGGTCACGGACCCCGGCATCACGGATCCCGGCGTCACGGATCCCGTGGATCCACCGCATGGGAACCCGCCGCCAGAGGAGCCTCCGCCCGGGCAGCCGCCCCCGGTGGAGCCTCCACCCGTGGACCCTCCGCCCGTCCCGGAGGTGGAGCGGCCCTTCACGCTGTCCAAGGTGCAGACGTCGCTGTCGGACTACGAGCTGATCATCCCGCCCGAGGCGATGGCGAAGTTCCAGGCCGACCCGTGGACGGAGGAGCAGGACGCGACGTTCCGGGCCAACGGCAGGACGCTGCCGGTGAAGGTGCGGCTGCGCGGCGCCTCCGCGCGCTTCTTCGCCAAGAAGAGCTGGAACGTCAGCTTCGCGGACAAGGACAAGTTCGAGGGGCGCACGTCGCTCAACCTCGTGGCCGAGTACGCCGACGCCACCATGCTGGCGGAGAAGATGGCCTACGACCTGCTGGCGGCAATGCGGGTGCCGGCGTCCACCGCGAAGTTCGTGCGGCTCACGGTGAATGGCCAGTACGAGGGCGTGTTCCTGGAGATTGAGCAGGTCAACAAGGCCTTCCTGAAGGCGCATGCCCTGCCGGATGACGACGCGTCCATCTACCGCGCGGGCTGGAAGGACACGGAGTTCAAGACGTGGAAGGTGCCCTACCAGGGCGACTGGGTGAAGAAGACGAACGAGAAGGAGCCCAACGACGCGCTCTGGGCGGTGCTGGACGTCATCAACCACACGCCGGAGCCGGAGTTCGTCACCGCGCTGGAGAAGAACCTGGAGGTGGAGTCCTACGTGCGCTCCATGGTGTTGGACGCGCTGATGTCCAACAACTACGTGGAGGATTCAGAGAGCTACTTCCTGAACGACAAGGTGACCGGCCGCTGGCGCTACGTGCCGTGGGACCTGAACAACGTGGACGCGCGCTGGTGGTACGTGAACACCGTGCCGGACATGGCCACGTCCACGGCCAACATGAAGCACCCGCTGTTCAACTTCACGCTGCTGGATGGCTGGGTGGAGAAGATGTACCAGCAGCGCAAGCTGGAGACGGCCAGCTACCCGGGCTACCTGCCGGTGTTCTCCAACCTGGGCACGCGCGTGGTGATGAACCCCGTGCTGCGCGCCCGGCTGGAGGCGCGGCTGGACAAGGCGCTGGAGGAGCTCTTCACGCCGGAGGTGATGAACCCGTACATCGACGCGCTCCACGCGCTGGTGGATGCGTCCATGAAGAGCGATCCGTACATGGACTACGCGCGCTTCTCCGCGGGCAAGGCGTACATGAAGCGCTTCATGCAGGTGCGGCGGGACTTCGTGAAGGCGGAGGTGAAGCGGCTGGCGGCGAAGCAGTCCACGCTGGTGATGGACGGCTTCGACCCGCGCGCGGGCTGGGTGGAGGTGGCCAACCACGGCGCGCAGGCCGTGTCGCTCCGGGGCATGACGCTGACGACGAACCTGCGGGTGAGCCTGGCGGCGAGTGACCACGCGCCCACGCAGGTGACGGCGCCCACGGGCGCGGTGCTGGGCGACATCACCGTGGCGCCGGGCCAGAAGGTGCGGCTGGATGGCGCCGCGCTGGGCATCACCTTCCCCGCCAGGGGCGAGGTGGGCCTGTTCGACGGCAGGTCGGTGGTGGGCATGAAGGACCTGCTCTTCTACGGCGAGCTGCCCGCGGGCAGGCACTACGCGCGCGGCGAGAAGGGCTGGGAGGTGCGCTGAGCCGTCGCGCGGACGGCGGGCCCCAGGGTCCGCTGTCCGCCGGGCATCATCCGGGGCGACGGGGGCGTGCGGGGCGGGCTGGGACGGGGTAGCACCCGGACCATGCCCGCCTCCCGCGTCCTGGATGACCTGTTGCCGCGTCCTGGTGGTCCCCTGCCCCGCGTGGCCGTCATCGGCGCGGGCGTTTCGGGGCTGGTGCTCGCCCGGATGCTGACGGGGGCGGGCTTCCCGGTGCGGGTACTGGACAAGGGGCGCGGGCCGGGCGGGCGGCTGTCCACGCGGCTCCACGCGGACGGCGGCACGTTCGACCACGGGGCGCAGTACTTCACGGCGAGGGATCCGCTCTTCCAGGCGCAGGTGAACGCGTGGCGGGAGGTGGGCGTCGCGGCGGAGTGGCGGGGCCGCATCGGGACGCTGGAGCGGGGGGCGGTGACGCCCTCGTCGAAGGAGTCGGTGCGGTACGTGGGGGTGCCGGGCATGAACACCCTGGCGACGGTGCTCGCGGAGGGGCTGGGCGTGCGCAGCGGCGTCCGGGTGGAGCGCGTGGCCCGGGACGGGAAGGCGTGGCGGCTGACGTCGGACTCGGGCGAGGACCTGGGGCTGGCGGACGTGGTGGTGGCCGCGGTGCCCGCGCCGCAAGCGGTGGCCCTGCTGGAGGGCGCGCCCACGCTGGCCGCGCGGGCGCGGGAGGCCCGGCTGACTCCGTGCTGGGCGGTGATGGCGCGGTTCGCGGCGCCCGTGGCGCTGGCGCTGGATGGCGCGTTCGTGAAGGACTCGCCGCTGTCGTGGGTGGCCCGCGAGGCGAGCAAGCCGGGGCGGGCCTCCGGAGAGCGGTGGGTGCTGCACGGCTCGCCGGAGTACAGCGCGGCGCACCTGGAGGAGACGCCGGAGCAGGTGGCGCCGAAGCTGGTGGAGGCGTTCGCCCGGGCCGTGGGCGCGGACGTGCGCGCGGTGGAGGCGGTGGCGCACCGCTGGCGCTTCGCCATGCCCTCCCCTCCCCTGGACACGCCCGCGCTGTACGACGCGGACACGGGGCTTGGGGCCTGCGGGGACTGGTGCGCGGGCCCCCGCGTCGAAGGCGCGTTCCTCAGCGGCGTGGCGCTCGCGCGTCAGGTGGTCGCGGGCGTCGCCGGGCAGTGAG
Proteins encoded in this region:
- a CDS encoding CotH kinase family protein, yielding MMRLRLLLSLSMLLAACGPGASNPDVPPPVVTDPGITDPGVTDPVDPPHGNPPPEEPPPGQPPPVEPPPVDPPPVPEVERPFTLSKVQTSLSDYELIIPPEAMAKFQADPWTEEQDATFRANGRTLPVKVRLRGASARFFAKKSWNVSFADKDKFEGRTSLNLVAEYADATMLAEKMAYDLLAAMRVPASTAKFVRLTVNGQYEGVFLEIEQVNKAFLKAHALPDDDASIYRAGWKDTEFKTWKVPYQGDWVKKTNEKEPNDALWAVLDVINHTPEPEFVTALEKNLEVESYVRSMVLDALMSNNYVEDSESYFLNDKVTGRWRYVPWDLNNVDARWWYVNTVPDMATSTANMKHPLFNFTLLDGWVEKMYQQRKLETASYPGYLPVFSNLGTRVVMNPVLRARLEARLDKALEELFTPEVMNPYIDALHALVDASMKSDPYMDYARFSAGKAYMKRFMQVRRDFVKAEVKRLAAKQSTLVMDGFDPRAGWVEVANHGAQAVSLRGMTLTTNLRVSLAASDHAPTQVTAPTGAVLGDITVAPGQKVRLDGAALGITFPARGEVGLFDGRSVVGMKDLLFYGELPAGRHYARGEKGWEVR
- a CDS encoding EAL domain-containing protein, translated to MTQVKEGCGRCQTLPAPPEGPGRLFLWPPLGHSLGKLVAHLRDSGGPYQLRPDAHCVVVGMGEGDLGRLSAQLPDVLTAEEVRGTRALFVPGDTEPGMADFPRVDSLQRFTMLQQSGWLVDMLAESRLTTFFQPIVHAQDTSSIFAHEALMRGRDRDGALVSPARMLDTAREADLLFQLDLAARTTTIREAVRHQLRTHLFINFTPTAIYDPAYCLRSTVAAIREAGIPEEHVVFEIIESDRSANAEHLRAIVDFYRKAGFKVALDDLGAGYSSLNLLHQLRPEFMKLDMELVRGVHADPYKASIVQKLLEIARQLGIQTVAEGIETPEELSWVRRHGVDFVQGYLIAKPAGAPAKATPRLND
- a CDS encoding NAD(P)/FAD-dependent oxidoreductase, which gives rise to MPASRVLDDLLPRPGGPLPRVAVIGAGVSGLVLARMLTGAGFPVRVLDKGRGPGGRLSTRLHADGGTFDHGAQYFTARDPLFQAQVNAWREVGVAAEWRGRIGTLERGAVTPSSKESVRYVGVPGMNTLATVLAEGLGVRSGVRVERVARDGKAWRLTSDSGEDLGLADVVVAAVPAPQAVALLEGAPTLAARAREARLTPCWAVMARFAAPVALALDGAFVKDSPLSWVAREASKPGRASGERWVLHGSPEYSAAHLEETPEQVAPKLVEAFARAVGADVRAVEAVAHRWRFAMPSPPLDTPALYDADTGLGACGDWCAGPRVEGAFLSGVALARQVVAGVAGQ
- a CDS encoding PD40 domain-containing protein; amino-acid sequence: MNPRPHVVAVLLALLLPELVLAQVFVIPRRSGKTPVNSYEFEWRHIDILVGPGATGVAKPTTGTAHDQPAGTQGGAIPQAPTVSPQTGDTQSPPGGPEVTPSGQVSTTPPGPGSAVPAGVATDMGQTDGGSGPPSVVGLQDGGIPPPGVVALADGGTAGDAGTVAGMVANDGGTTFSGAPLMLGGADGGFNYTYAKDLGAKAGGVRFYFYEREREVAERAAPIIEEGYRYLVEQFKYVPTETFPYILYSSYAEFLQTNVFAVSEGTLGVTSTEDLKLSLPYLGDHHLFDEISTHEMAHQFTIQKVRTVAEQAKAFGDPLGGYPLWFIEGLAEYYAKRGLDPEAEMLVRDLLVNPDLMKGYAFLDFFSPGPYGFLWIYKVGQARVAFLEEEYGAGITQRLLEEAPRLVGGSRDAPSLKFEELLERLTGDDPKRISARFENWLKRRSFKSYLDSAQTAPALDSLDETPGIVTAMTSGPDGNVLALRTIVPETGESRLYLVDPRAPEKTVKVAGDGVPGVESLHPVSGRNFALTKDKLAFVAERTGRDVLYVQDYVHLQERKSTDVLVRRSAVRTGIGREVGLTVKLELGDRRQYRIDKQGVLAIYSPAFSPDGRFLAFIGINDSGLRDVYVVDLSQGPDAKARQLTDDVFAERQLTWGPAGIVYASDATSHRKYNLFRVKPDAPAGQAERLTTEERDQADPLALPDGRVFFVAYNQSSSDLHELLADGRVVRRTDLTTGVFEPGPGPDGGLWMLFHMSGQRKPSLLRPPRMLSLEDPKAPQADPPSPMAIRPLTDAQDYRPFTRENIELGPIFGFAGAGGGGFVGQVFASASDRLRDHQMVLSLAVYGSFELTDGLLLYINDEKRTTWGGGIFQSLRFRIDKTFDDLPPEQRPFFISSERYFGALGSLRYPLSTFFYVQGDLSIGGTKYFLDDYNEFYLAFPERNESNMELLSAWRADNQHVRFQTELSGRVGYDSLKYHYATGPLAGSSILLEATAGVQPFDGQAYGNMRLDMERYFPIYGRSNIFVRLGGGSTVGGRYARSYYLSSFDTLRGVNFGDEEWLLGQHFVYSTLEAQLPLNDIIRVAFLSDLEAIAAIDAGGVGDGTRDLWDHRVLNAVVGVNLSLGPLLLRLHFARPFDIKAAAGKPDEGWVTNFSIGVAGLNGFFDQKDTGKKAVATAPSFSLMPSLGGGYTTPLAH
- a CDS encoding LVIVD repeat-containing protein: MNRLPLLAATVFLAVGCGNTDDSDNKAECQVEAIDLSGCDRSTLSVVQPEGIWNTNIAFEDGYIGPSSIRFSPGDPLLIGLTMTTKQISPDTFYLASDVTGSDGGAVRYAFSACKASGPGQVQGVVRVCVNGAKTRQGTFTATRVVRREGEAEADRVELLGQVALPRGRPTGLVAAGGYAYVMAREEGLFVYDVKDPARPTLVSEQKFANEIFTTGLVSGTTLYVGTYARGLRICDLTANPAVPVCDKTILADGPVRVDALTKDGNLLYVASPAPKSDVIILDVTQPLAPSLVVRYTVEGSSPSLGEYPYSLAALDNRLYVSNWSYGVSVTDVTDVATKKAPKLVGRYGGPATSALAVGKIGTATAVFQGSDAWGSSLLALDATNPEAIVQRGTLALRPEASLGGLTLSGTSLYVANYQDGLRVYDVSSLGTPKPAGYFNTWSETDAGRGLSYFEGLQGVHVADGLVYGWDTTRGLLIFRHTP